One window of the Streptomyces sp. NBC_00259 genome contains the following:
- a CDS encoding HNH endonuclease, with protein sequence MRRGAITRESVLKAIAEHDDLGREAFLSTYHFGKARSYVLVHEGREYDSKAIAGVAHKWDQERALAPNEFSGGKDHAAAWLKRLGFQVRAVSNPDWARDEVILACHLVMTNGWKGLDAQDSRVIELSALLQLLPIHADEDRNEKFRNPNGVARKTFDIATRHPDYRGKPTKGGVVDIEVLHEFLARPDQMTEVAHLIREGVSTGELQDLAQTGDEEFDDDISAPEGRLLLRRHRARERNKGLRKKKIDSVLRKGGSLACEACGFDFEAVYGERGAGYVECHHVVPLHEAGEGKTKLSDLALICANCHRMIHRRAPWPTPAELRLTIEHRRTSWVRGTAAIVKQRGQTAERSSAPEAPQ encoded by the coding sequence ATGCGCAGAGGAGCAATCACACGGGAGTCCGTACTCAAGGCAATCGCTGAGCATGATGACTTGGGCCGCGAGGCGTTCCTGTCGACGTACCACTTCGGCAAGGCCCGTTCATACGTTCTAGTGCACGAGGGACGGGAATACGACTCGAAGGCCATCGCCGGAGTCGCGCACAAGTGGGATCAGGAACGAGCGCTGGCTCCCAACGAGTTCAGTGGCGGAAAGGACCACGCAGCCGCCTGGCTGAAGCGCCTCGGCTTCCAAGTCAGGGCCGTCAGCAATCCCGACTGGGCGCGGGACGAAGTCATCCTTGCCTGCCACCTCGTCATGACGAACGGCTGGAAGGGGCTAGATGCGCAGGACAGCCGAGTCATCGAGTTGTCCGCCCTGCTCCAGCTTCTACCTATCCACGCGGACGAGGACCGCAACGAGAAGTTCCGCAACCCCAACGGTGTGGCCCGCAAGACGTTCGACATCGCTACCCGGCACCCTGACTACCGCGGAAAGCCCACGAAGGGCGGTGTCGTCGATATTGAAGTCCTGCATGAGTTCCTTGCGCGCCCGGACCAGATGACTGAGGTGGCGCACCTCATCCGGGAAGGCGTCAGCACTGGTGAGCTTCAGGACCTCGCCCAGACTGGCGACGAGGAGTTTGACGACGACATCAGCGCACCCGAAGGTAGGTTGCTGCTGCGCCGGCACCGGGCACGAGAACGGAACAAGGGGCTGCGCAAGAAAAAGATCGACTCCGTCCTACGGAAGGGCGGCAGTCTCGCGTGCGAGGCATGCGGCTTCGACTTCGAAGCGGTCTACGGCGAGCGCGGAGCCGGATACGTCGAGTGCCATCACGTCGTGCCTCTACACGAAGCCGGCGAAGGAAAAACCAAACTTAGCGACCTAGCCCTCATCTGCGCGAACTGCCATCGCATGATCCATCGGCGCGCACCCTGGCCCACCCCCGCTGAACTCAGGCTCACCATCGAACACCGCCGTACCTCATGGGTCCGCGGCACCGCCGCGATCGTGAAGCAGCGTGGCCAGACCGCGGAACGTTCCTCCGCCCCGGAGGCTCCGCAATGA
- a CDS encoding helix-turn-helix transcriptional regulator: MLNRLREVRNAREWSQARLIHEIEKYARRHTLDVGSTASLRVYVSEWENGKRSISERYAQILRPVLGVTDEELFGRHAPTAPPPAVGGYDELISRIDSARSVSHTMVKTFMDQTELLRTVDRQMGAASLVDQMTGHLTTLEDALTFAVLPETRRPVALALAGAATLAAWQALDAGGVERAWRHYELGKRAAQEADEPMYLAHATAEQAYVLNDAGRPEMAVQLVREAQRLGGSQISPRLQAWLYAAEAELCAKAGMAGDCRHAIEKADAALPAGTEARDPDMLSIFLNGGHLARWRGNALALLGDDDALGSLYTALDEADPTFVRATSGLRCDLAQAHVAREEYAQAQEHLQQARLLANRTGSVRYRRRVEQLMQRL, encoded by the coding sequence GTGCTCAACCGGCTGCGAGAGGTGAGGAACGCGCGCGAGTGGTCGCAAGCGCGGCTCATCCACGAGATCGAGAAGTACGCGCGGAGGCATACGCTCGACGTTGGCTCGACCGCCAGCCTGCGCGTCTACGTCTCGGAGTGGGAGAACGGCAAGCGCTCCATCAGCGAGCGCTACGCGCAGATCCTGCGGCCAGTCTTGGGCGTCACCGATGAGGAGCTATTCGGCCGGCACGCTCCTACCGCACCACCCCCGGCCGTCGGCGGCTACGACGAGCTGATCAGCCGCATCGACTCGGCTCGCAGCGTGAGTCACACCATGGTGAAGACCTTCATGGACCAGACCGAGCTACTGCGCACCGTCGACCGCCAGATGGGCGCGGCATCCCTTGTCGACCAGATGACGGGGCACCTGACGACGCTGGAGGACGCGCTCACCTTCGCTGTGCTTCCTGAGACTCGCCGCCCTGTTGCTCTCGCGCTGGCCGGAGCCGCCACCCTCGCCGCGTGGCAGGCCCTCGATGCCGGGGGAGTCGAAAGAGCTTGGCGGCACTATGAGTTAGGCAAGCGCGCCGCGCAGGAGGCTGACGAGCCGATGTATCTCGCGCATGCCACAGCCGAGCAGGCGTATGTGCTCAACGACGCCGGGCGGCCGGAGATGGCGGTTCAGCTCGTACGGGAGGCTCAGCGCTTGGGTGGCAGTCAGATATCACCGCGGTTGCAGGCATGGCTGTACGCGGCCGAAGCGGAACTCTGCGCCAAGGCCGGGATGGCGGGCGACTGCCGCCACGCCATCGAGAAGGCCGACGCCGCCCTGCCAGCGGGCACCGAAGCACGCGATCCCGACATGCTGAGCATCTTCCTCAACGGCGGGCACCTCGCACGCTGGCGCGGAAACGCACTCGCTCTGTTGGGCGACGACGATGCCCTTGGCAGCCTGTACACCGCGCTCGATGAGGCCGACCCGACGTTCGTCCGTGCCACATCAGGTCTGCGGTGCGACCTCGCCCAGGCGCACGTTGCGCGCGAGGAGTACGCCCAAGCCCAGGAGCACTTGCAGCAGGCACGCCTGTTGGCCAACCGCACGGGATCTGTCCGCTATCGGAGGCGCGTGGAGCAGCTCATGCAGAGGCTGTAG
- a CDS encoding NUDIX domain-containing protein, whose amino-acid sequence METKSARVYRTVREWIASGELAPGSKLPSERTLVDDLDIGRTQLRRVLAKLVAEKVIEVHGRSSYRVPSREVTTKAPSDLEPWRIHGERTVYDNRWVKLALVDVEPPGVERFEHHVVRLHHVAISAVLDDHDRVLMLWRYRFVPNKWGWELPGGIVDEGEDPHATALREVEEETGWRPDSLDHVVTYQPMIGMVDSPHEIFVGKGAQHVSDPTDIEEAGHIAWVPLSDIPGLMARGELMGSGTLVALLHLLASHGQGVPTASA is encoded by the coding sequence ATGGAAACGAAGTCCGCGAGGGTCTACCGGACGGTCCGAGAGTGGATCGCGTCTGGGGAGCTGGCGCCTGGCTCCAAGCTGCCATCGGAGCGCACCCTGGTGGACGACCTCGACATTGGTCGGACTCAACTTCGCCGCGTCCTGGCGAAGCTTGTGGCCGAGAAGGTGATTGAGGTCCACGGACGCAGTTCCTACCGCGTCCCGTCGCGCGAGGTGACTACCAAGGCGCCAAGCGACCTGGAGCCCTGGCGGATCCACGGTGAGCGCACGGTCTACGACAACCGCTGGGTGAAGCTCGCACTAGTCGATGTCGAGCCGCCGGGCGTTGAGCGATTCGAGCACCACGTTGTGCGGCTTCACCACGTCGCGATCTCGGCTGTGCTCGATGATCACGACCGCGTGCTGATGCTCTGGCGCTACCGCTTTGTCCCCAACAAGTGGGGCTGGGAGCTTCCCGGCGGCATCGTCGATGAGGGCGAAGACCCGCACGCAACGGCGCTGCGCGAAGTCGAGGAAGAGACTGGCTGGCGCCCTGACTCCCTCGATCACGTCGTCACTTACCAACCCATGATCGGCATGGTCGATTCGCCACACGAGATCTTCGTCGGCAAGGGTGCCCAGCACGTTAGCGACCCCACCGACATCGAGGAAGCGGGGCACATCGCATGGGTGCCACTCTCGGACATCCCCGGCCTGATGGCTCGGGGTGAATTGATGGGCTCTGGCACCCTCGTAGCGCTGCTCCACCTCCTGGCCTCGCATGGGCAGGGAGTTCCTACAGCCTCTGCATGA
- a CDS encoding DUF262 domain-containing protein — protein MNNNGEWGDLDGEENTDLSEVHPRDVERAVVTDTDWTAETILSQLRRGNIQLNPRFQRRDAWDKPRKSRFIESLILGLPIPQIVLAEDKERRGKFIVIDGKQRLLALRQFATGSSLAGDDSGTYDGFSLTGLDVRPDLRLYTLKKLEDDPDRVDDLNELLNQTIRTVVVRSWPNEDFLNLVFLRLNTGSVRLSPQELRQALHPGPFTDFLDDFASESHWLQQALRLKSPDFRMRDVEILLRYFAFSEYLVSYSGNLKIFLDETVNRMNMDWEMRANQIRGIAFECERAIEATLAIFGKSAFYRWSDGDYEGRFNRAVFDIMAFYFKEPAVRERVHGREEEVKRAFEDLCDSSRDFNESLQTTTKTPEATHRRLSIWGSRLQEIIGHQLNIPELQDNRLVFWS, from the coding sequence GTGAACAACAACGGAGAGTGGGGCGACCTCGATGGCGAAGAAAACACTGACCTGAGTGAAGTCCACCCACGCGACGTGGAGCGTGCAGTCGTAACCGATACGGACTGGACTGCGGAGACGATCCTCAGTCAGCTTCGGCGTGGAAACATCCAACTAAACCCCCGTTTCCAGCGCCGAGATGCCTGGGATAAGCCGCGAAAGAGTCGGTTCATCGAGTCGTTGATCTTGGGGCTGCCTATTCCTCAGATTGTCTTGGCTGAAGACAAAGAGCGGCGGGGCAAATTCATCGTCATCGACGGAAAGCAGCGATTGTTGGCCCTCCGTCAGTTCGCTACTGGCTCCTCTCTGGCTGGAGATGACTCGGGGACGTATGACGGATTCAGTCTCACAGGTCTCGATGTGCGGCCAGATCTCCGCCTCTACACACTCAAGAAGTTGGAGGATGACCCGGACCGTGTTGACGATCTCAATGAGTTGCTCAATCAAACAATTCGCACCGTGGTTGTTCGGAGTTGGCCGAACGAGGATTTTCTAAACCTCGTATTCTTGCGGCTGAACACCGGAAGTGTTCGACTCTCACCTCAGGAACTACGCCAGGCTCTTCACCCCGGACCTTTTACCGACTTCCTTGATGACTTCGCATCAGAAAGCCATTGGCTGCAACAGGCGCTTCGGCTCAAATCCCCAGACTTTCGGATGCGCGACGTGGAGATCCTCCTTCGGTACTTCGCGTTCTCCGAGTATCTCGTGTCGTATTCCGGTAACCTTAAGATTTTCCTTGACGAGACCGTGAATCGAATGAACATGGATTGGGAGATGCGGGCCAATCAGATTCGCGGAATCGCGTTTGAATGTGAACGAGCCATCGAGGCGACGCTTGCAATCTTCGGTAAATCCGCGTTCTATCGATGGTCAGACGGGGATTACGAAGGTCGCTTCAACCGAGCTGTCTTTGACATTATGGCGTTTTACTTCAAGGAACCTGCGGTGCGTGAACGCGTACATGGCAGGGAGGAGGAGGTGAAGCGCGCATTCGAGGATCTGTGTGACTCCAGTAGAGACTTCAATGAGTCCCTGCAGACCACTACAAAAACGCCCGAGGCAACCCATCGAAGGCTTTCTATCTGGGGATCGAGGCTTCAGGAGATCATCGGTCACCAGCTCAACATTCCGGAACTGCAGGACAATCGCCTTGTGTTCTGGAGCTAG